Proteins encoded within one genomic window of Prosthecobacter fusiformis:
- a CDS encoding DUF1501 domain-containing protein: MNSPLSNNGLGLLNRRNFLSSAAGIGLASLLSENTARATTQAIRPLIRPDNPLGSRPTHFAPKAKRVLVIFCSGAVSHLDSWDWKPQLLKMDGKPMPGAKENFLTFQGENGNLVRPLYDFKPRGQTGKMVSDLFPHLAAMADDLTFIHSMTAKSNTHGPAENQMSTGFIFDGFPSLGSWVSYALGSEAENLPAYVAIPDPRGVPQAGVNNWGNGFLPAVFQGTAFNSSRPIYNLARPEKVSVASDLASRDVLKFLNEKHLEKFTGDTELAARISSYELAAKMQLSVPEVSDLSKESATTLKAYGVDDPHPVKSGFAKNCLLARRLLERGVRCVKLYNGAYAMGEGIGNWDGHKKLKEQYDKHAPIFDQPSAALIRDLRQRGLLEDTLVVWCTEFGRMPTFQKGASGRDHNPQGFTVWMTGAGVKPGISYGSTDELGHKAVDKITTIYDLHATILHLMGLDHERLSYYHNGIDRRLTDVHGHVIQDILT, from the coding sequence ATGAATTCCCCACTCTCCAACAACGGCCTTGGCCTGCTGAACCGGCGCAATTTTCTCTCCAGTGCCGCCGGAATTGGGCTTGCCTCCCTGCTCTCTGAAAACACCGCCCGCGCCACCACCCAGGCCATCCGTCCGCTGATACGTCCAGATAATCCGCTTGGCTCCCGCCCCACTCACTTCGCCCCCAAGGCCAAGCGTGTGCTTGTCATTTTCTGCTCCGGTGCCGTCAGCCACCTGGACTCCTGGGATTGGAAACCGCAGCTTCTCAAGATGGACGGCAAGCCCATGCCAGGGGCCAAGGAAAACTTCCTCACCTTCCAAGGCGAGAACGGAAACCTAGTTAGGCCACTCTATGACTTCAAACCGCGCGGCCAGACCGGCAAGATGGTGTCCGACCTCTTCCCCCATCTCGCCGCCATGGCCGATGACCTCACATTTATTCATTCGATGACGGCTAAATCGAATACCCACGGCCCGGCGGAAAACCAGATGAGCACCGGCTTTATCTTCGATGGTTTTCCCAGCCTCGGCTCCTGGGTCAGTTACGCCCTCGGCTCCGAAGCCGAAAACCTCCCCGCCTATGTCGCCATCCCGGACCCTCGCGGCGTCCCCCAAGCAGGTGTCAACAACTGGGGCAATGGTTTTCTCCCCGCCGTCTTCCAGGGCACCGCCTTCAATTCCAGCCGCCCCATTTATAACCTCGCCCGCCCCGAAAAAGTCTCCGTCGCCAGCGACCTCGCCTCCCGCGATGTCTTGAAATTCCTCAACGAAAAACATCTGGAAAAATTCACGGGGGATACTGAACTCGCCGCCCGCATCTCCAGTTATGAGCTTGCCGCCAAAATGCAGCTCTCCGTCCCGGAGGTGAGCGACCTCTCCAAAGAATCCGCCACAACCCTGAAGGCCTATGGCGTGGATGATCCGCACCCTGTGAAAAGCGGCTTCGCCAAAAACTGCCTCCTCGCCCGCCGTCTTCTGGAGCGTGGCGTCCGCTGCGTAAAGCTTTATAACGGTGCGTATGCCATGGGTGAAGGCATCGGCAACTGGGACGGACACAAAAAGCTCAAGGAGCAGTATGACAAACACGCCCCCATTTTCGACCAACCCTCCGCCGCCCTCATTCGCGATCTCCGCCAGCGTGGTCTTTTGGAAGACACCCTCGTCGTCTGGTGCACCGAATTCGGCCGCATGCCCACCTTCCAGAAAGGTGCCAGCGGCCGTGACCACAACCCCCAGGGCTTCACCGTTTGGATGACCGGCGCAGGCGTGAAACCCGGCATCAGCTACGGCTCCACCGACGAGCTCGGCCACAAAGCCGTGGACAAAATCACCACCATTTACGATCTCCACGCCACCATCCTCCACCTCATGGGCCTGGACCACGAGCGCCTCAGCTACTACCACAACGGCATCGACCGCCGCCTCACCGATGTGCATGGGCATGTCATCCAGGATA